accatCTGGGCTTCTTTTGTCTGCTCTCGGCCCCACgatgggcgccaaaatgtttctgcaAATTTTTTTGAGACCGAGAGACTAACATGTTGACGTGTCTTTCCCGCTTCCGAACGCTTGGATCGCCTGTCTTTCTTTAATCTGGACCGCTCGATCACCTTCAATCTACTGTTGTTGCCCGATCGGTATTGGTGTGGACCAATCGATCTCCTTCTGGACgaggggggaggtacctgcaaaaggcactctaACGCCCATGTTAgacgtgtgatttgaagagtgTTGGCTCTTAATTGAATGCTTAGTGAAAAATTGTCACTATTTGAGTATTTGAGAATGGGTTGAGTGAGTGAAACGTATTGGAGTATGAATTGAGCATGAATAGAACATACCTGGCTTTCAaccctggctttgtatttataatttacctcatggatcctgagttgctataagcccaataaaatataaacagaataagatataaatagaTTACCTGAAAATTCAGTTAGTTGTTTATAACctgcttatcaatatctttaattagatattctttGATTTTATCACCTGCTGGACTATTGCCCCAATAATAGCTTAAGTGTTGGCCCAATTGCGGCTCAATCTTTGACCCGGTTAACCGTAGCGGATGGAACCAACGACACTTAGTGGATGGACCGAACGGTGCTGAATACTGACCATTCGGTCTACCTAGATACGATACACATTCAAAATGAACTCTAAAATCAACTACttcaaaaattatgtttagAAATGAAGATGATATAAACCTTAAAAATGGGTACCTTTGCGGTGAAATAAGTCGAATCATCATCACCTAAAGTTGATGAATAACTACATTAATTAGAAATCAATTTTCAAGATATAATTTTGTGTTCTGAAATTAGAATCAATAATTTTTCCAACAATATATAACTTACCACTTTTTGAtttcatttgatattttgaatgaattttttcCAAAGTCTATAACATGAATAAATAGACTCGAAACAAACATTTTCtccattttaatatttttttttactcatcCCAATCCATTACTGAGAGGAAAAACAAACTCTTAAAGTTAGACGATGAAATCActaaaagaatttcaaattaaaacctCTATCTAAAAGAAACCTTCAAACAAAGAAACTTAATTTATTGACATTTTGTATTAATAGATAACCTTTTTTCTAAAAGTagttaaatatttgaaatcTAGATTTATCATACTTGGGTCATCTAGgagtttttattgaaaatatataactCTAAATGAGACATGGGTAATTCATAACATTATCTTCAACTTAAATATTTATGGATGTGAAACTTATACTTGTATTTGGATttccaataatttttttctctaagtGTATATTGTCTCTTCACATTATTACATCCACTTCaagcaaaaatattttaaatcacaAGAGGAAAATTTATCAGAAAGACACAATATAAATGAAACGTTAATTCAATCCATATAAAAAAATCGAAAGTCAAGTTAAGTCGAATTAGACCAAAAGGCAAGACAAGTCGATCTAAGAAAAAGGTTGATGTAAGCTTGACCAGGTTAAAAGTCAAGGCAAGTCAGCTTGATTAGAAGGTCGAGAATCGAACGTCAAACCGAGTGGGTCAGACCGAAAGTCAAGCTGAATTGTTCGAACCGAGGTCGACCCAAGTCTACCTAAACTAAAGCTTGAACCGAGTTGGCTATGCTGAAAAATCAAGTTGATTTGGCCTAAACCGAGTTAGTTGGACCAAAGATCAACCTAAGTAAGCCAAGCGAAAAAATTGAGTCGAGCTGGTTGGGGCCAAGTGACCCAAGTCAAAAGTCAAACCAAGCTGATTAGGTTTGAAAGTCGAGACGAGTTGATCCATTTTAAAGGTTGATTAGAGTTTGTCTGATGGGTAGAGCTGAGTCATCTTCGGTAGACTTGACTTTCTGTTTGGTTAAATTCAATTTTGACCTTTGATTTAGACTAACTTATCTCGATTTTCAGTTTGGACTGAGTTGTATTAACATTTTGCATATGCAGACTGTCTTGTATTTAAGAACTAATTAAAGTCTTAATGagacaaaattcaatttaatcttaATCTTAACCTATCTTAAGAGGAAAACTTTAGGAATCCAAGATTTTTTAGGTAACTCACCGAAATTGTATTTAGTAGTTGAAACTCGGCCatgaatcatatatcaaattgaTACCTCTCTTTAGAAAGTATGTTTTTTCTGTGGGATTAAAAATGATACACTTATCATTATATAGAAATTTAGCAAAACTTTTAAATAagggcttaaatgcttacttcgtcctcatgttaagaggtgaatttctgtttagtatccagttttaaaaatgaagacattgggtccctatgttatgaaaagtgtatgaataaggtcctatccgttaagttgacagcaacgacattaagtccatgctgatgtgaccgtactttttctcttctctcttttgctGTCcagctttttttctctcttgttcagctttttctttgatgatttgttgaacttgttctttctttgtggaccttattcatatacttttcataacatagggacccaatgtcttcatttttaaaaccgggtactaaacagaaattcacctcttaacatggggacgaagtaagcatttaagccttaaaTAAGTTATTGCATAGAGTATACGAAGAAACTTATATTTCTTTGTTATGATCACAAATATCCTTTTATAAACTGTGATCATCATAGTTATAGTTATGAATTAATGAGAAAATATCaatgcattttatttattaatattctaCGTATAGcaagaaaatatgtaaaaacaAAGACGAGAAAAAAAAGTGGTAGAGAAAGATCGGTTGTAGGAGAAAATAAGTGAAGGCCTCCGATTCCAAATCTGTAGGGGGCCTTAGCCTTCCATTTTCCCTCATTGTTCGTTTCCCGAACGTTCTCAAAAACCACTTAGCTCCAGAATTTACTTCCTGACGTTCTCGGGCAATGGGCCACCGTTGCAGTCAGCCGCCGTCGCTACCGTCACAGTCAGTTGTCATTCCTACCTCTACTGCTTTCGCTATTTTCTTCTCCATCCTGAAAGGTGTCATCCAGTTGCACCTGGAAATTGATTCGCTGAAAAATTGTGAAGAAGGCCTCCGATTCCAAATCTGTAGGGGGGCCTTAGCCTTCCATTTTTCCTCATTGTCCGTTTCCCGGCCTTTCTCAAAAACCACTTAGCTCCAGAATTTACTTCCTGACGTCCTCGGGTAATGGGCCACCGTTGTAGTCAGCCGCCGTCGTTGTCGTCACAGTCAGTTGTTAAGAAGTTTGAATTGATCTATCCAAACAAAACATTTTCAAGTGTAggagttttaaattaaaaactggAAAAgaagactgatttattattctcaatcataaaaaatacattttgatactctctatttgtaataatttaattcttctaaaaaggaaaatagaaaaactagaaaactaaaataaaataaaagattatatatcaatttcttctaattagaaaattttaaagatattatctcaaattacaagaATGACATTACCAAAAGAAATCATAACATAAGTGGCATATTAGTTGAAATAGCTTTATATTTTGAGTTGCCTTGCTTGAAGTGGTACCTTCTATGCGTGTGATGATGGAAGGAAACAAAATGAAGACATTAAAATGATTAAGACAAGTAAGAATTTATAAtatcctttttctttgttttaatttgatcactcaatttaaaaaaaaaaaaaaaaaacttcaaagttAAAGTGTAAACTAACCAATATACTATAACTTAATATACGGAATGCGAATCCCTTAGTAGAGAGACGAAATCTGTGGCGAAGTAGGTGTTTGAAATTTGATCCTAAGAAAAGCAAAAGGCGAGTAGCACACAAATAAATGCTGAGTGGGGAGAGAAACTAAATAAAGTCATAATCATACCGTTGGTAAGTGACTACAGATATTTGGTTCTATGGTTATCTTGGGTGAGGGAAGTGTTGATGTTCTTAGTTACCGTGATCGTTTGGCATAGTTAGCAAAGGTAGATGAGCGTCTGAAAGTTTTTCCATGAAAATGTACTGTTTCATGAAAcgtgaaaagaaaaggaaaggaaaagatGGATGCAACGTGTTATAGTTTCCATAGCGTTGGTGGGGTCTTTGTCTTCAGTGGGACTTGAAGGATAGCTTTATTTGTTGACGTACAGAGATAAATACAAGTCCAGGGACGCAACCGTGCATACTTCCCCTTGATTGTCCCTGTTCTATTTGAATGTTCCTTTTCAACTTTCTTGTAGGACCCTCAAATTAACTTCTGTTTGTTGTTTGGTACCATGATTGCTGGATTGCTTCCAAGGGTCAATTCAGTAACATTGCAGTGTATGTGGTCTTATATCAGCCCCATCTGTTTCCTCGTAGGCCACACCTTTTCAATTTGGTCATGGAAATTAAATTTCCAACTCCTTCCATGTTGTGAGAAGAAAGATGGTGTCTTGAAGAAATGATAATATTGTCAAATGTTGCAGAGACTGGTGTCATAAACGCTCACTGCTCAACTAAGAAATAGAGACGCTTCAACAGTCGTTAGTTGTGTGTGCAATAATGTGTCAGATACATATATATATCACATGGTGTAAACATAATCGCTTCCGATGTTTTCAGTTACATTCTTGTGCTTTGTATGTTAGTATATACATTAGAGTCCTAGGATACATAGATAACTTGTGTGTCAACTAATCAAATCTTACTCTTCTGTCAACTATTTGATTGGGTGTTTGTTTTATGGGCAGCACATATTCTATATGTCGGTTGAAAGGAGAGATATGTAAGAGTATGGATTAGATTAAAAGGAATGTATGTAGTATTTGGGTTGGAAGTTTTATGTATAACCAATTTATAGTATAGTATATCAGTAAGTGTGAATTTTACTTTACAAATCAGTTGTTATACTTAAAATCTAGAGATCTAAAAGGCGGTTTTGTGGGTTAATTAATCCGAGTCATagaaattgatttaatttagatttTGTTGTTATGTTGTTGTTGTAGCCGAAATTAGAATAAAGGGAAGAGTCCGAAATTTAGAAAGaaagatgagaaagaaaaaggtttgCAATTTGCATGTGTTGCTGGGGACAGGAAGAGAATATTGAGGCAGTGTGGGTGAAAGCATGGCCATGATCGTGGAAGGGTCTGAGAGGGAAGGCATTGACAGGCACAGGCACTAGCACTAGCAGCACAGACACTACACACTAGTTTTTTTAATGAAGCGCTGAGCTTAGATATGGTCCACCTCAAAGTTACACATCGCATTTAATTATTATCCGCTTGGGGTTAAAGTTACACAATCCACTTTTCTTGTCCTTTTTAGCATATTTCTTTAATCACTCCAACCTCAACTTCATGTACGTTtgcaaaataaatcaaaatactCTGCCACTCCTCACATTAAATCAATTAACGCACTTCTTTAAGATTCAATAATGACATCAACAAAAATTAGTTAACACACtcaaatattataaactatGTAAAAGTTATGCTTGGTTTTTATCAACTGGTTTTTCACTGGTTTATATATCAGTTTCAAATCTACATGGTCAGAATGTACGTGAAGTTGGTACAGTGGTTTAGTTACTGTAGATGCACATTGACAAGGCAATGCAGTAGCCAGTAGCTCTTTTAAGTAGGGGAATGGGTTGAAAGATAGAGAAAGAGAGTGAAGTTGTAATACAAAAGGCACTATCATTGGTTTATGGACAAGTTTTTCCTGTATAGAAAGGAGTCTAAAACTGTTCCTAGTTACTTAGCCGGGCCATTAATACGAAGTGGGTCCAAAAGATTCACCTAAACACAAAATAGATGACATAATGTGATAGTAATATCATAATACACCACTTTGCTTTGCTTTGCTTTCTCTTCATTGGTATTCGAATATgatatctttcttttttccttctctttcatTATAATAATCACTTTATCCCATAAGGGCCCGTTGCAAAAAGCTTTCCTAAGGCTTTCCCACTTTCTGCTTCCAACATTTGAAGAAGCATCCCAGTTCTTTTGACTcaatctcttttttcttttcctctctgcCAAATTACACCCCACATGAACTCTCAAACCAAACCAACCCCCTCATTTCTGACACTCACACTCTCGCATTTAATTGCCCATGTTTCCTTCCATTTCCACCTCATTTTCCTCACAATATAGCCACCCtaacttcatcttttctcttcGATCTTCACCGTCTTTAAAAAGTTTACACAATGGTTATACGTAGCAGGAGACATCAATTTCTACTGCTCTTGCTCATCTTGTTTCTCTGCACATTGCCACACTGTCATGGCTCCAGAACCACCAACGTCTTCAAATTTAAGCCAAAGTCTCCGCACAGAGGTCATTTTCTTGGGTTCTTGCCTAAAAGGATGCCCATACCATACTCCTCTCCTTCAAAGAAACACAATGACATTGGTCTACAGAGTTGGAGATCACCCTAAAGACCAGTTTTTCTCTGAGGTGACTTTTggatttttatttcaattttctctttgGAAGCAAAAACTAATTTACATTGGGGCATGTGGCAGTTTGATGACATGTTATTTTGATTCTGGGGATGTAATGCCATAGTGGGTATGTATGATCTATTAGGTGAATTATTTAAAGAAGATAGTTGATGCTTAATCTCTTTATTTTTGGGGGTTCCTTTTGGAGTGTATACCAGTTATTATAGACAATGATGAATGATCAAAAAGCTGCACAATTTCCAAATCAACGTTGTTTTTCTGATGTATATGATGATAAGAACATTTCCAGTACTCATACctcagtatatatatatatatatatatatatatatatatatatatatatatatatatatatatatatatatatatttatatacctATATACATATTACTGCACATGCATGCATTTGGTGTACTTCTTCTGCAACTATTATTCTAAATCGGTATTCTGTGGAAACCTGTTGTTCTTCAAACGAACTGGAACACTTGTTTACAATTTTTTGCTCAGTGGAAAAGATGATTAATTTGAAGCTTATTCATGTGAGTGATAAACTTTTTTACACTGGTGGGTAGAACTACACTGACAGTAAATACCTACTACGTTGAATTTACCTTTATGCAAGCAAGAATCTGATGCCACTGAATTTGGGGCATGGTGATCTGGTTGGTTGCGTGTATTACATTCTTTCAGATTTTTCACAGATAATTGTATACATCAATTACTTCTGAATTTTGCACTTCAATAATTAAtctaaagctttcaacaagggttatatataagatatacaaaaataaaaataataaatttatttgttgagATAATTATAATAGGAAAAcaaagaattaaatattatactttatGTATAACCAGACacaaataacttaattaaaatataaaacaaaatctgatagaagaaaaagaaacattagATAATCTCTTAACTACTGTAATAAGGATGTAATAAGGAAATATAATAAATCGAGTATTTCatgaacaacaataataatgcAAATACCCATGAAGTTAATATCCTTATAATGTATAGTATGTGataatatacaattattttgTACTGTGAAGGCGTAtttgtgaaaataatatttttgtgataattttatttaaattatttactacTAAGGAGTTAAGcctttcatttttaattgattatgcttaaataaaatataattaatccaAAACCAATTGAGTTATAAATGTAATGAACTTAACATTGTGtattctaaattaataaatacaaTAGTTTCTTCATGTGTAGTTAAACCAAAAAAACTTTGCAGTCTCTTTACTTCCTTTTAAatgttacttttttatatataatattaactcattgaataattcatttcaaaatagATTATTGAAGAATTTAAGCGACATactcctaatttttttttttggaataacTCAAAAAAAATTCAGATACATTGCTAAGATGATGAGTATTGATTGGGGTTTCATTGGATTCCTTTGAAAAAGATAATGGGAGGGacataaatgataaatataatatcttttgTCCACAATCATATATATTGCAGTGTTATTTTCATCATTAGAGTTGCATTTTAATTTGTGTGGTTTTGGGCaataatcataaatcaattaaTTGAAAACTCTTCCCCCAATAAACATGATTATTGAATAATCCATGAAGcgttattttcataatattgtTTTCACAATGACGCAATTATATATCTTGAAATTAAATCACATTTCAAATAGaaaaccttttttctttctttttttctactttttgtTATCTTTTGGATGAAGTCACATCTGCATGGTTGTATTACtcacttttcaattttcatttccaAAAGCATCGTCCCTTCTCCATCACCATTGTAGACACTGCATAGCTTTCTTATTTAGGGCAATTCTCAGTGCCAAAACATTGAAATAGTAATCAAAATAATGATATCAAGCTACACCTACCTTTCAACTAAGCTCACCCCGTTTCTCTAATTTACTCTTTCTGTCCAAATACTAaccaaaagttaattttttatttcttttatatattaagataaaatttatcgaATTAAAAGTTAGGAATTGGATTTGAGCCCATAACTGCAGCTGTATTTCAAAAATTGATGGCAATTGGTACTCATTGAATCTAAAACCTATGAGGCATGCTTTTCCCACGTTTTGTCgtttaaagaaaatgaataatgatgTGTACCCTTTACTTATTCTTTTAATTCGATTCGGGTGTTGGAAAAGACTCCTTAAGCGGTGAATATTAACTAGAATAATTCCAATGGAAATTATTTAGGTATTTCTTTGAAGTAGGAACAAGTTATTAGTTAGTTGGAAATATCATTTGGTAGTTATGGTGTTTTCAGTGTAAAAATAGGTCTatacttataatataataatagtaatgatataaatatattttaaaaaaactaaataatctTCCCTCCCACAATGTATTACTTTTAACTTGTAAATATTTCTAGTAGTGTTTATATCTGttcaatcaaaattattattccAAATTTAGTAAGGTTGCAATAAAAGGTGAAAATCATTTTATGCACTGGAATggttaaaataacattttctgttaaaaattataataattaaaccactgtaatttataattatcaaaCATGAATCATAAATGTGTTGCATTGTAATTTAGCATATTTTAACCAAAGATTATCTATTTGGTGTGCATGTTGGAAGGAGAAGTTTTAGAGAATGTTTGAAACATTGTTAGTAAAATTCGTTTTTAATAGATATTTTCAACGAAAGTTCCATGGTACAATGACTAATAAGAGAACCCTTTTTCATCCATATCCCACTAATTACAATGGTTACTTACAAGGATATTGATAAAGGAGAAGACACTAATAGTAATTACTACATGTTAGAAAAGtgaaagtaattatttaaagtttggAAATTTATGTGATACCCTCTTCCTAGCCTCGGTGATGGCCTGATATCTTCTTTTTGATAAATCTCTAATTGCTTCTTGATATTGTTGTTCAATCATCTCTAACTCTATTCTCAACTCATCCTCAGCTTCATTGAAGGAGGGGGGAGCATTCATAGGGTAATTAAAGAATTTCATGGTACCATAGCTTTCCACACGTGGAAAATTCCTATATTCAGACGAAGCCTCGAATTCAGATACAAGTGAGGTTTGACTATTAACTCTGTGCAAGTCAAAGTCTGTAAATCCTGATTTAGCAGACATGAATGAAACTGTAGAAAAATGCTTTTCGTTGAAGTCAAATGTTGCACCAGTTTGTGACGTCTCAGAACAAGAGTCGTCTATCTTTGCATCTCCTTGAAGACTAATGCTTGTATTAGATAAAACCTTGTCAGAAATGACATTATCTTTGTTCTCCTTATCTGTTGATCTTCTACGTGAGATTGGGAGACCTGGACCACCTCCAGACACAATTTGGATGGAATCTCTTGAGCTTCGTGTTTGTTGACTTGGATGAGATGATTTACTATTACAAGCAACTAAATGATCAATTTGTACACAAGGTTTCCAATCAGGAAGCAATGTGGTCAATAATAGATCGATCAACTCTGCTATGAATTTAACATTGTGCTCAGCCAGTTCAAGTTGCTCAACCATTTCACTTGAAACTGAAATTGCAGTATCACTGTTGATGTAGAATATGAAATGGATATTTCTTGCCCGccctgcattttttttttccagataACTTAACTTTCAACCAATAAATCCCAAACATGCTTATTAAGAGAACTGTAAGTTAAACTAACCACTTTGATCAGCTATGCGGAGAACTAATGACACAGACTTTTGATCATTCTGTTCaccttttagaaaaaaaatgtcacCTTCCTTTAACCTTCTTATCTCAACACATGGAGAAGGCAAAACATCATCAGGAGAATCAACAGAATCAACAGAATTATAAAGTAAAGTGGTGAATGGTTGCTCGGTGGCATCACCAAGATCCATTGAAATGGATCTAATACGCGTACTAGCAGGACCTTCTGACATAAGACAACGATTTTCATAGGCTCCATACTTAGGGAGAACGATATCTGGTAATGGTAGACGACGATTCTTCAATGAACCAGTCACTTGCAGAAAATTGTCCATCAAAAGCTCCTTTGCTGTCAGTCTTTGAGACGCTGGGACAAGACATTTCTCAATAAATGATTTTACTTCTTGATTTTTGAGTTTGGAA
This Vigna angularis cultivar LongXiaoDou No.4 chromosome 4, ASM1680809v1, whole genome shotgun sequence DNA region includes the following protein-coding sequences:
- the LOC108332105 gene encoding probable serine/threonine-protein kinase WNK7, yielding MSLAGTESSEEGAGLLEPPDPNIVEIDPTNRYTRYKEVIGQGAFKTVYKAFDEINGLEVAWSQIHIDEVLQSPGGPDRLYSEVHLLKSVKHDNILTFHNSWIDDKHRTMNLITELFTSGNLRQYSKKHRRVDMKAVKGWARQILNGLNYLHSHNPPIMHRDLKCDNIFINGHRGEVKIGDLGLATLIKQTNARSVIGTPEFMAPELYDEHYNELVDIYSFGMCMLELVTSEYPYSECRNSAQIYKKVSSGIKPVALSKLKNQEVKSFIEKCLVPASQRLTAKELLMDNFLQVTGSLKNRRLPLPDIVLPKYGAYENRCLMSEGPASTRIRSISMDLGDATEQPFTTLLYNSVDSVDSPDDVLPSPCVEIRRLKEGDIFFLKGEQNDQKSVSLVLRIADQSGRARNIHFIFYINSDTAISVSSEMVEQLELAEHNVKFIAELIDLLLTTLLPDWKPCVQIDHLVACNSKSSHPSQQTRSSRDSIQIVSGGGPGLPISRRRSTDKENKDNVISDKVLSNTSISLQGDAKIDDSCSETSQTGATFDFNEKHFSTVSFMSAKSGFTDFDLHRVNSQTSLVSEFEASSEYRNFPRVESYGTMKFFNYPMNAPPSFNEAEDELRIELEMIEQQYQEAIRDLSKRRYQAITEARKRVSHKFPNFK